In the Pseudonocardia cypriaca genome, one interval contains:
- a CDS encoding LacI family DNA-binding transcriptional regulator, producing the protein MSVTIHQVAAEAGVSPSTVSNVLNGRSDRMLPQTRERVEDAIARLGYRPNGPARQLRTGRSQVLGLVVPSVANPFWGTFARHLEAAALQAGYRVLLCNSERDPARERDYLEELWADGIRGVVLCSSLPSLEHVLPLVERGLTLVAFDRTAQAGDPPSLVNISVDNAVGAELATRHVLQLGHRRLAFVTGSLRSVNRRARYRGFEAALEEYGLGADDAIVWSGGTPDHYGDRFGDLDFPELGRAAARDLLADDRPPTAIVAINDMCALGITAGARDAGVQVGTDLSVVGFDDIVLADLATPPLTTIRQPLPAMADAAFAHLRVGVEQGGGSPNGGSLLLRPELVVRGSTGPVRRP; encoded by the coding sequence GTGAGTGTGACGATCCACCAGGTCGCCGCGGAAGCGGGCGTCTCGCCGAGCACCGTGTCGAACGTGCTCAACGGCCGATCCGACCGGATGCTGCCGCAGACCCGCGAGCGCGTGGAGGACGCTATCGCGCGGCTCGGCTACCGCCCCAACGGCCCGGCCCGGCAGCTGCGCACCGGCCGGTCCCAGGTGCTCGGGCTGGTCGTGCCCTCGGTGGCGAACCCGTTCTGGGGCACCTTCGCGCGCCACCTGGAGGCCGCCGCGCTGCAGGCCGGGTACCGGGTGCTGCTGTGCAACAGCGAGCGCGACCCGGCCCGGGAGCGCGACTACCTCGAGGAGCTGTGGGCCGACGGCATCCGCGGCGTGGTGCTCTGCTCGTCGCTGCCGTCGCTCGAGCACGTGCTGCCGCTCGTGGAGCGCGGGCTCACCCTCGTGGCCTTCGACCGCACGGCCCAGGCGGGCGACCCGCCGTCGCTGGTGAACATCTCCGTGGACAACGCCGTCGGCGCCGAGCTCGCCACCCGGCACGTCCTGCAGCTGGGCCACCGCAGGCTCGCCTTCGTCACCGGCTCGCTGCGCAGCGTCAACCGGCGTGCCCGGTACCGCGGGTTCGAGGCCGCGCTCGAGGAGTACGGCCTCGGCGCCGACGACGCGATCGTCTGGTCCGGCGGCACCCCGGACCACTACGGCGACCGCTTCGGCGACCTCGACTTCCCGGAGCTCGGCCGGGCTGCGGCTCGCGACCTGCTCGCGGACGACCGCCCGCCCACCGCGATCGTCGCGATCAACGACATGTGCGCGCTCGGCATCACCGCGGGCGCCCGCGACGCCGGCGTCCAGGTGGGCACCGACCTCTCCGTCGTCGGCTTCGACGACATCGTGCTCGCCGACCTCGCCACCCCGCCGCTCACCACGATCCGCCAGCCGCTGCCCGCGATGGCCGACGCCGCGTTCGCCCACCTGCGCGTAGGCGTCGAGCAGGGCGGCGGCTCACCCAACGGCGGGTCCCTGCTGCTGCGCCCGGAGCTGGTGGTGCGCGGCTCCACCGGCCCGGTTCGGCGCCCCTGA
- a CDS encoding transglycosylase domain-containing protein, with protein sequence MRGRVILRAVGLLLGLCLLAGVLVAGVTYPLAAGAGLAVNEASDSLSGLSAELITGSLPQTTTITDSRGNPIAHMFAQDREIVAADEVAPAMVAALIAVEDRRFFEHGGVDWPGTMRAVLANTASGDIEQGASTLTQQYVKNYTLYVLANTDAERLQAVEQTPARKLREVQIALQLEQQLTKNEILTRYLNTVYWGNGAYGIAAAARTYFGVTPDRLNIPQAALLAGLVRSTSGFDPVRHPDAARERRDLVIKLMQAQGMIDSDQTQAALAAPLGVASPLNSWPNGCIGSGDNGFFCSYVIAHLAAAGIPRTQLERGGYTIRTTLDPDAMAAMTASLKAQVPPDSPDAANVMAIVQPGSDEHRVLAMGSSRVFGLDAAARQTSYGLPYEPVNLGAGSTYKIFTAATALEKGLGINTQIEVPPGGYASPIYRDGNGRPIPVQNAGSYAPRLSLTDALAQSPNTAFIKLEEFTGVPPVVDMAVRLGMRSLATTPFVDPGTGRPTDRSIAEVTKAQRQASFTLGVTPTSVLELANVGATLASAGRWCPPDPIESITDAAGNPVPVPEAPCEQAVEPGLANTLLTGMSKDDKPGGTAAGAAAQFGWNRPMAGKTGTTQVHQSAAFFGVVPQMAGAVITFDNSANPRPLCDGPGAPFACRSGNIFGGKTPAQTWFGTMQPLLAGKPVEPLPPTDPRYLEGGEATRIPDVIGRPEAEARAMLERAGFPVNVGTVDNAAPAGTVIGQSPRGTALPEETITLQISSGQVPPPPPPPGAG encoded by the coding sequence GTGCGGGGGCGTGTGATCCTTCGAGCGGTCGGGTTGTTGCTCGGTCTGTGCCTGCTCGCCGGAGTCCTCGTGGCGGGTGTGACGTATCCGCTGGCCGCGGGGGCCGGGCTGGCCGTCAACGAGGCGAGCGACAGCCTCAGCGGGCTGTCGGCCGAGCTGATCACCGGCTCGCTCCCGCAGACCACCACGATCACCGACAGCCGCGGCAACCCGATCGCCCACATGTTCGCCCAGGACCGCGAGATCGTCGCGGCGGACGAGGTGGCACCCGCGATGGTCGCCGCGCTCATCGCGGTGGAGGACCGGCGCTTCTTCGAGCACGGCGGCGTCGACTGGCCGGGCACCATGCGGGCCGTGCTCGCCAACACCGCGTCCGGTGACATCGAGCAGGGCGCGTCCACCCTCACCCAGCAGTACGTCAAGAACTACACCCTCTACGTGCTCGCGAACACCGACGCGGAACGACTGCAGGCCGTCGAGCAGACGCCCGCCCGCAAGCTGCGGGAGGTGCAGATCGCGCTCCAGCTCGAGCAGCAGCTCACCAAGAACGAGATCCTCACCCGCTACCTCAACACCGTCTACTGGGGCAACGGCGCCTACGGCATCGCCGCGGCGGCCCGCACCTACTTCGGGGTCACCCCCGACCGGCTCAACATCCCGCAGGCCGCGCTGCTCGCCGGCCTGGTGCGCAGCACCAGCGGGTTCGACCCGGTGCGCCACCCCGATGCCGCCCGCGAGCGCCGCGACCTCGTCATCAAGCTCATGCAGGCCCAGGGCATGATCGACAGCGATCAGACGCAGGCTGCCCTGGCGGCCCCGCTCGGCGTCGCCTCCCCGCTCAACAGCTGGCCCAACGGCTGCATCGGCTCCGGCGACAACGGGTTCTTCTGCAGCTACGTCATCGCGCACCTCGCCGCCGCCGGGATCCCCCGCACCCAGCTGGAACGAGGCGGCTACACCATCCGCACCACCCTCGATCCGGACGCGATGGCCGCGATGACCGCCTCGCTCAAGGCACAGGTGCCGCCGGACTCCCCCGACGCCGCCAACGTCATGGCGATCGTCCAGCCCGGCAGCGACGAGCACCGGGTGCTGGCGATGGGCTCCAGCCGCGTCTTCGGCCTCGACGCCGCGGCCCGCCAGACCAGCTACGGGCTGCCCTACGAGCCGGTGAACCTCGGCGCAGGCTCGACGTACAAGATCTTCACCGCGGCCACCGCCCTGGAGAAGGGCCTGGGCATCAACACCCAGATCGAGGTGCCGCCCGGCGGCTACGCCTCCCCGATCTACCGCGACGGCAACGGCAGGCCGATCCCGGTGCAGAACGCGGGCAGCTACGCGCCGCGGCTCTCGCTCACCGACGCGCTCGCCCAGTCACCCAACACCGCGTTCATCAAGCTGGAGGAGTTCACCGGCGTCCCGCCCGTCGTCGACATGGCGGTCCGGCTGGGCATGCGCTCGCTCGCCACCACCCCGTTCGTCGACCCCGGCACCGGGCGGCCGACCGACCGCTCGATCGCCGAGGTCACCAAGGCGCAGCGGCAGGCGTCGTTCACGCTCGGCGTCACGCCCACGAGCGTGCTGGAGCTCGCGAACGTCGGCGCCACGCTCGCCAGCGCCGGCAGGTGGTGCCCGCCCGACCCGATCGAGTCGATCACCGACGCGGCCGGCAACCCGGTGCCCGTGCCGGAGGCGCCCTGCGAGCAGGCCGTCGAGCCGGGCCTGGCCAACACGCTGCTCACGGGCATGTCCAAGGACGACAAGCCCGGCGGCACGGCGGCGGGCGCCGCCGCCCAGTTCGGCTGGAACCGGCCGATGGCCGGTAAGACGGGCACCACCCAGGTGCACCAGTCCGCCGCGTTCTTCGGGGTGGTGCCGCAGATGGCAGGCGCCGTGATCACCTTCGACAACTCGGCGAACCCCCGGCCCCTCTGCGACGGCCCCGGCGCGCCGTTCGCCTGCCGCAGCGGCAACATCTTCGGCGGCAAGACACCGGCCCAGACCTGGTTCGGCACGATGCAGCCGCTGCTCGCCGGGAAGCCGGTCGAGCCCCTCCCGCCCACCGACCCGCGCTACCTCGAGGGCGGCGAGGCCACGCGCATCCCCGACGTCATCGGGCGTCCCGAGGCCGAGGCGCGCGCCATGCTGGAACGCGCGGGTTTCCCGGTGAACGTCGGCACCGTCGACAACGCGGCACCGGCCGGCACCGTGATCGGGCAGTCGCCGCGGGGCACGGCGCTGCCCGAGGAGACGATCACGCTGCAGATCAGCAGCGGTCAGGTACCGCCGCCGCCCCCGCCGCCGGGCGCCGGCTGA
- a CDS encoding DUF899 family protein — protein MTDEPTTPGQPAVVDRATFQAEVDELRDREKAHTREGDAIAAARRRLPVVEVDSELELIGPDGPLTLLDAFEGRRQLIAYYSMWWPGRPAPEQCEGCTLFLSQVAELSSLHSRDITYAVFSQGRNTAFGPADPQASYDESLRYRDFMGWDMPWYSAQPSLDALLVGRELGLMHLVCYLRDGDRVFETYWTNRRGVEAMDYGYALMDLTVYGRQEPWEDSPTGWPQHCSMRSDGGSPTWPPVSEEWGGRPIAQWPRLDAGHPDDLAVGP, from the coding sequence ATGACGGATGAACCAACGACCCCCGGCCAGCCGGCCGTCGTCGACCGGGCCACCTTCCAGGCCGAAGTCGACGAACTGCGGGACCGGGAGAAGGCACACACCCGGGAAGGCGACGCGATCGCCGCGGCCCGTCGGCGCCTCCCCGTGGTCGAGGTCGACTCCGAGCTCGAGCTGATCGGGCCCGACGGACCGCTCACCCTGCTCGATGCGTTCGAAGGGCGCCGGCAGCTCATCGCCTACTACTCGATGTGGTGGCCTGGCCGGCCCGCGCCCGAGCAGTGCGAAGGCTGCACGTTGTTCCTCAGCCAGGTCGCCGAGCTGTCCTCCCTGCACTCCCGTGACATCACCTACGCGGTCTTCAGCCAGGGCCGCAACACCGCGTTCGGCCCGGCCGACCCACAGGCGTCGTACGACGAAAGCCTCCGCTACCGCGACTTCATGGGCTGGGACATGCCCTGGTACTCGGCGCAGCCCTCCCTCGACGCGCTCCTCGTCGGTCGTGAGCTCGGCCTGATGCACCTCGTGTGCTACCTACGGGACGGCGACCGCGTCTTCGAGACCTACTGGACGAACCGCCGCGGCGTGGAGGCCATGGACTACGGCTACGCACTCATGGACCTCACCGTCTACGGACGCCAGGAACCCTGGGAGGACTCCCCCACCGGCTGGCCACAACACTGCTCCATGAGGAGTGACGGTGGCTCGCCCACCTGGCCGCCGGTATCGGAGGAGTGGGGCGGACGCCCCATCGCCCAGTGGCCGCGACTCGACGCCGGCCACCCCGACGACCTCGCCGTCGGCCCCTGA
- a CDS encoding maleylpyruvate isomerase N-terminal domain-containing protein encodes MQVDHDAGRTGFLDGLKALRATADGLDDGQLLAASRCRGWTVGDVLVHVHLGLQEMLLGVVSPTDRAPDTDAASYWSTPTGLRCAAGPVGHVRFVRAMAGAYRRPTAIVAHLHPTADALAAAVEVLPDGVVATQGHAMRTGDFLASWALELAVHHLDLGAELTLSPPAATALALARTTVEELAGGRLPWDDDTTVLIGTGRVPPDEEHVTQAGPLAAHLPVLG; translated from the coding sequence GTGCAGGTCGACCACGACGCCGGGCGCACCGGGTTCCTCGACGGGCTGAAGGCGCTGCGGGCAACTGCCGACGGGCTCGACGACGGCCAGCTGCTCGCCGCCAGCCGCTGCCGGGGCTGGACGGTCGGCGACGTGCTCGTGCACGTCCACCTCGGCCTGCAGGAGATGCTCCTCGGCGTCGTCAGCCCCACCGACCGCGCCCCGGACACCGACGCCGCGAGCTACTGGAGCACCCCGACCGGCCTCCGGTGCGCGGCCGGCCCGGTGGGGCACGTGCGCTTCGTCCGCGCGATGGCCGGGGCCTACCGCCGCCCCACCGCGATCGTGGCGCACCTGCACCCCACCGCCGACGCGCTCGCCGCCGCCGTCGAGGTGCTGCCGGACGGCGTCGTGGCGACCCAGGGCCACGCCATGCGCACCGGCGACTTCCTCGCAAGCTGGGCGCTCGAGCTCGCCGTCCACCACCTCGACTTGGGCGCCGAGCTCACCCTCTCGCCCCCAGCGGCCACCGCGCTCGCACTCGCCCGCACCACCGTCGAGGAGCTCGCGGGCGGCCGGCTCCCCTGGGACGACGACACGACCGTGCTGATCGGCACCGGCCGCGTCCCGCCGGACGAGGAGCACGTCACGCAGGCCGGCCCACTCGCCGCCCACCTCCCCGTGCTCGGCTGA
- a CDS encoding Nramp family divalent metal transporter — MSTGRDDAVSADPSKLFPTRHLPAPQVRELPAPPLNQWRYVGPGIIAAGVGLASGEFILFPYITSQIGLGFVWAALVGLITQYFLNMEIERYTLATGETALTGFSRLWRHWGLVFAILAYFANLWPAWVTSSGTLFSYIFGGNPSIIAIVLLVLVGAILTLAPVVYNALERAQMVKVAAVLLLVIIGAAFAIGGAWADVPTIITEAQFPAAELGFATLMGALAFAGAGGGQNLVQSNWIRDKGFGMGHYVPKIVSPLTGEPEARGRVGYVFVPTDENLDNWRGWWKFANREQLWTFVLISFVSIVFMSLLAYATVFGHPDVKNDISFLKIEGNVLMERVGTWFGYFFWVVGAVSLFAAALGIVDYTSRLAADVLKTMYFPDVDESKLYAALVWGLALIGIVVISAGFSQPIVLAVIAACVGGTMMFIYSGLLIVINRKLLPEAIRIRGFRVGALVWSVVLFGVLAVLTVSQQIGKLFG; from the coding sequence ATGTCCACCGGTCGCGACGACGCGGTCTCGGCAGACCCGTCGAAGCTCTTCCCCACGAGGCACCTGCCCGCACCGCAGGTGCGTGAGCTGCCCGCCCCGCCGCTGAACCAGTGGCGGTACGTCGGCCCCGGCATCATCGCCGCCGGGGTCGGGCTGGCGAGCGGGGAGTTCATCCTGTTCCCGTACATCACCTCGCAGATCGGGCTCGGGTTCGTCTGGGCCGCGCTGGTGGGGTTGATCACCCAGTACTTCCTGAACATGGAGATCGAGCGCTACACGCTCGCCACCGGCGAGACCGCGCTCACCGGGTTCAGCCGGCTCTGGCGGCACTGGGGCCTGGTGTTCGCGATCCTCGCCTACTTCGCCAACCTGTGGCCGGCCTGGGTGACCAGCTCGGGCACGTTGTTCAGCTACATCTTCGGCGGCAACCCGTCGATCATCGCGATCGTGCTGCTCGTGCTCGTGGGCGCGATCCTCACGCTGGCCCCGGTGGTCTACAACGCCCTGGAACGCGCCCAGATGGTCAAGGTGGCGGCCGTCCTGCTGCTGGTGATCATCGGCGCAGCGTTCGCCATCGGCGGGGCGTGGGCGGACGTGCCGACGATCATCACCGAGGCGCAGTTCCCGGCCGCCGAGCTCGGGTTCGCCACGCTGATGGGCGCGCTGGCCTTCGCGGGCGCGGGCGGCGGGCAGAACCTGGTGCAGAGCAACTGGATCCGGGACAAGGGCTTCGGCATGGGGCACTACGTGCCGAAGATCGTGTCGCCGTTGACCGGTGAGCCCGAGGCCCGCGGCCGGGTCGGCTACGTGTTCGTCCCCACCGACGAGAACCTGGACAACTGGCGCGGCTGGTGGAAGTTCGCCAACCGCGAGCAGCTGTGGACGTTCGTGCTGATCTCGTTCGTGTCGATCGTGTTCATGTCGCTCCTGGCCTACGCCACGGTGTTCGGCCACCCCGACGTCAAGAACGACATCTCGTTCCTGAAGATCGAGGGGAACGTGCTGATGGAGCGGGTCGGCACCTGGTTCGGCTACTTCTTCTGGGTGGTCGGCGCGGTGTCGCTGTTCGCAGCGGCTCTCGGCATCGTCGACTACACCAGCCGGCTCGCCGCCGACGTGCTGAAGACCATGTACTTCCCGGACGTCGACGAGAGCAAGCTGTACGCCGCGCTGGTGTGGGGCCTGGCGTTGATCGGGATCGTCGTGATCTCGGCCGGCTTCTCCCAGCCGATCGTGCTCGCGGTGATCGCGGCCTGCGTGGGCGGGACGATGATGTTCATCTACTCCGGCCTGCTCATCGTGATCAACCGGAAGCTGCTGCCGGAGGCGATCCGCATCCGCGGGTTCCGGGTCGGCGCGCTGGTGTGGTCGGTGGTGCTGTTCGGCGTGCTCGCCGTGCTCACGGTCAGCCAGCAGATCGGGAAGCTGTTCGGCTGA
- a CDS encoding amidohydrolase family protein: protein MIDARERVVLPGFVDTHRHGWQSVLRAAALDVDLAGYLDRVAGRLAPALDPADVATASLLTGLECLDAGITTVQDHAHIVYTPEHAAAVVEGLQASGVRAVFGYGRPVLDEPRPWFAGDVRRVRTDVLPGDDGLVTMMLAATVRHTCRSRRSSRSGPSPGSWACGSPCTSVRAPWPGGRWRCCASWGSPSPARSTW from the coding sequence GTGATCGACGCCCGGGAGCGGGTCGTGCTGCCCGGTTTCGTCGACACCCACCGGCACGGCTGGCAGTCCGTGCTGCGCGCCGCCGCCCTCGACGTCGACCTCGCCGGCTACCTGGACCGGGTCGCGGGGCGCCTCGCGCCCGCCCTGGACCCGGCCGACGTGGCGACGGCGAGCCTGCTCACCGGCTTGGAGTGCCTCGACGCCGGCATCACGACCGTGCAGGACCACGCGCACATCGTCTACACACCCGAGCACGCCGCCGCCGTCGTCGAGGGGTTGCAGGCCTCCGGGGTGCGGGCGGTCTTCGGGTACGGGCGCCCGGTCCTCGACGAGCCGCGGCCGTGGTTCGCAGGCGACGTGCGGCGGGTGCGCACCGACGTGCTGCCCGGTGACGACGGCCTGGTCACGATGATGCTGGCGGCCACGGTCCGTCATACCTGCCGGTCGAGGAGGTCGTCGCGGAGTGGGCCCTCGCCCGGGAGCTGGGCCTGCGGATCGCCGTGCACGTCGGTGCGGGCCCCGTGGCCCGGCGGCCGGTGGCGCTGCTGCGCGAGCTGGGGATCGCCGAGCCCGGCACGGTCTACGTGGTGA
- a CDS encoding pirin family protein yields MRSINRVEDALHAGPDAEVDDKWLHVRPGDPGRTAPFLVLSEDRFSAPGFEWHPHRGIETVTVVLDGALEHEDDAGGAGVLEAGDAQWMTAGSGITHREVAARGAHAHVLQLWLDLPARARSAAPGHQQLRAADRPRLVRPAAEVDVLAGTVDGVTGLARPASPAQVVLVTLDAGAVLDLRVPAADRAFALVIEGDAVVAGEPVAARRTAWSEPSGAAHLNLRGGAAGARLLVASAHP; encoded by the coding sequence GTGCGCTCGATCAACAGGGTCGAGGACGCCCTGCACGCGGGGCCGGACGCCGAGGTCGACGACAAGTGGCTGCACGTGCGGCCCGGCGACCCCGGCCGGACGGCCCCGTTCCTCGTGCTGTCGGAGGACCGGTTCTCGGCGCCGGGCTTCGAGTGGCACCCGCACCGCGGCATCGAGACCGTCACGGTGGTGCTGGACGGGGCGCTCGAGCACGAGGACGACGCCGGTGGCGCTGGCGTGCTGGAGGCGGGCGACGCGCAGTGGATGACGGCGGGCAGCGGCATCACCCACCGGGAGGTCGCGGCCCGCGGGGCGCACGCCCACGTCCTGCAGCTGTGGCTCGACCTGCCCGCACGGGCGCGGTCGGCGGCGCCGGGACACCAGCAGCTGCGCGCCGCCGACAGACCGCGGCTCGTCCGCCCCGCCGCGGAGGTGGACGTGCTCGCCGGCACCGTCGACGGCGTCACGGGCCTGGCCCGGCCCGCCTCGCCGGCGCAGGTCGTGCTCGTCACGCTCGACGCGGGCGCGGTGCTCGACCTGCGCGTCCCGGCCGCCGACCGCGCGTTCGCCCTCGTGATCGAGGGGGATGCGGTGGTGGCCGGCGAGCCCGTGGCGGCCCGTCGGACGGCGTGGTCGGAGCCGAGCGGCGCAGCGCACCTGAACCTGCGGGGCGGCGCGGCGGGGGCTCGCCTCCTGGTGGCGAGCGCCCACCCCTGA
- a CDS encoding DUF1707 SHOCT-like domain-containing protein, producing MTENITTPSDLTGIRASDAEREAVATRLREAVSAGFLTLAEADERQAAAYAAVTRAELTPLTADLPTAEEPAAPPEPRRGPLTSGARRRLAVHAAVVGFLAAFLVTRWAMDPAPWFWPVWPMFWLGISLLVHRRFATRAATPPAAAA from the coding sequence ATGACCGAGAACATCACGACACCTTCCGACCTCACCGGTATCCGCGCCTCCGACGCCGAGCGCGAGGCGGTCGCCACCCGCCTGCGCGAGGCCGTCAGCGCCGGGTTCCTCACCCTCGCCGAGGCCGACGAACGCCAGGCCGCCGCCTACGCCGCCGTCACCCGCGCCGAGCTCACCCCGCTCACCGCCGACCTGCCGACCGCGGAGGAGCCCGCCGCGCCGCCCGAGCCCCGGCGCGGCCCGCTGACCAGCGGGGCACGCAGGCGCCTCGCCGTGCACGCCGCGGTCGTCGGCTTCCTCGCGGCGTTCCTCGTGACGCGGTGGGCGATGGACCCCGCGCCGTGGTTCTGGCCGGTGTGGCCGATGTTCTGGCTCGGCATCAGCCTCCTGGTGCACCGCCGCTTCGCCACGCGCGCCGCCACTCCACCCGCCGCCGCGGCCTGA